From Haliotis asinina isolate JCU_RB_2024 chromosome 8, JCU_Hal_asi_v2, whole genome shotgun sequence, a single genomic window includes:
- the LOC137293491 gene encoding zinc transporter ZIP9-B-like yields MDELWTLILLSLAMLVGCYLAGIIPLAFTFSEEKLKLVTVLGAGLLVGTALAVIIPEGVHAMYTSGEPHLHAHNEVKAIEAADAHKDHHPSEGEHDHHHDHQHDMSEEHSRIGISLVTGFIFMLLVDQIGGSHMHGASDAEVGQGQIQNRNKITATLGLVVHAAADGVALGAAITLAEAHITMIVFIAIMLHKAPAAFGLVSFLLHENFDRPRIRRHLLAFSVAAPLLSVITFFGLSQQSKEKLSNMHTTGIAMLFSAGTFLYVATVHVLPEIQTEHTRTTAPDGTVIVREHKGFRKIELLALVAGSLIPVVLALGHKH; encoded by the exons ATGGACGAATTATGGACTTTGATATTACTGTCACTTGCAATGTTGGTGGGCTGTTATCTTGCTGGCATAATTCCACTAGCGTTCACATTTTCAGAG GAGAAACTGAAGCTTGTGACCGTCCTTGGGGCAGGGCTGCTGGTGGGGACAGCCCTGGCAGTCATCATCCCTGAGGGGGTCCATGCCATGTACACATCAGGAG AACCCCACCTACATGCTCACAATGAGGTGAAGGCCATCGAGGCAGCCGACGCCCACAAGGACCACCACCCTAGTGAAGGGGAACATGACCATCACCATGACCACCAGCATGACATGTCAGAGGAACATTCTAGGATCGGCATAAGTCTAGTGACTGGCTTCATTTTCATGTTGCTGGTAGATCAGATAGGAGGCTCACACATGCATGGAGCATCAG ATGCTGAAGTTGGTCAGGGCCAGATACAGAACCGGAACAAGATCACAGCAACCTTGGGCTTGGTGGTCCATGCAGCAG CTGATGGAGTAGCCCTTGGAGCAGCTATTACCCTGGCTGAAGCTCATATCACCATGATCGTCTTCATCGCCATCATGCTTCACAAG GCTCCGGCAGCATTTGGTCTAGTGTCTTTTCTCCTTCATGAGAACTTTGATAGACCACGTATCCGTCGCCATCTGTTGGCCTTCTCAGTAGCAGCACCTCTGTTGTCTGTTATAACATTCTTCGGTCTTAGTCAG CAAAGTAAGGAGAAGCTGTCAAACATGCATACGACAGGAATTGCCATGCTGTTTAGCGCAGGAACATTTTTATATGTGGCAACTGTCCATGTGTTGCCGGAAATACAAACAGAACATACTCGGACGACTGCCCCTGATGGAACTGTCATAGTCCGGGAACACAAAGGCTTCAGGAAAATTGAGCTTTTGGCTCTGGTAGCAGGCTCTTTGATTCCTGTGGTGTTAGCACTAGGACATAAACATTGA
- the LOC137293492 gene encoding enhancer of rudimentary homolog isoform X1: MQSHTILLVQPTIRPETRTYSDYESLNECLEGICKIFEEHLKRSNPQSSQITYDISQLFDFVDDLADLSCLVYQKSTGTYIPHNKDWIKEKIYNMLRKQAGK, translated from the exons A TGCAGTCCCACACAATTCTTCTCGTCCAGCCCACTATTAGACCAGAGACAAGAACATATTCAGACTATGAGAGTCTCAATGAATGTTTGGAAG GCATCTGCAAGATATTTGAGGAGCATCTTAAAAGGAGCAATCCCCAGTCCTCCCAAATCACTTACGACATCAGTCAGCTGTTTGACTTCGTGGATGACCTGGCTGACCTCAGTTGTTTAGT GTACCAGAAAAGCACTGGCACATACATCCCCCACAACAAAGACTGGATCAAGGAGAAGATCTACAACATGCTGAGGAAACAGGCAGGGAAATAG
- the LOC137293492 gene encoding enhancer of rudimentary homolog isoform X2: MSHTILLVQPTIRPETRTYSDYESLNECLEGICKIFEEHLKRSNPQSSQITYDISQLFDFVDDLADLSCLVYQKSTGTYIPHNKDWIKEKIYNMLRKQAGK; this comes from the exons ATG TCCCACACAATTCTTCTCGTCCAGCCCACTATTAGACCAGAGACAAGAACATATTCAGACTATGAGAGTCTCAATGAATGTTTGGAAG GCATCTGCAAGATATTTGAGGAGCATCTTAAAAGGAGCAATCCCCAGTCCTCCCAAATCACTTACGACATCAGTCAGCTGTTTGACTTCGTGGATGACCTGGCTGACCTCAGTTGTTTAGT GTACCAGAAAAGCACTGGCACATACATCCCCCACAACAAAGACTGGATCAAGGAGAAGATCTACAACATGCTGAGGAAACAGGCAGGGAAATAG